aaatgcttaaacatttattattggCGGAGTCAAAGTAAGAACCATTGCTCCTAATgttcttttacttctttttattCGCTTGTTGTTCAAACAAGTTTATTCTACATGAAACTATTTCCATGAAGGAGGATTGACGATTTTAGTTGAAAGTCAAAGCCTTAAAATTATGAGACCAAGaagtttcattaattttaaaacaagagATTAATTAATTGATCGCATTTTATGAATGcgggatgatagagaaaaaagATTAATAGCGTGGATAAGTGCATGCATGGAAGGTGAAATTAACGACCTATCATCGTCAACGATGTTACAAATAAGATGTGCAATTGAATTGACCTTTATATTCTTCCATCACTTGCAAACTGTTATATTTGGCGTCTGCATTAAATGAATCTGCTAACACTTTTCTATACTCTTCAAACCTTACACGTTTTCAATTATACTCTTATCaacataattttatcttttttatgtcaactattttttatttaatagtttttttaattccaCCCTATTATTTTAAACAGTTCTAATTTGGCGTCATTTTtctgaaataattaatatagttcCTCCTACTAAATTAATGATAACAATAATACGCATAACTAATGAACGATGCTTTGTCAATCAAAATATTGacatattcataaaaaataagagGGGAGACAGACGATGAATATAACAAGTCGGCATTTTAAATTTGacagaaataatttttttgacttttctgtaaaaaataaataaattttataacattaaatataggactaaatttaaagaaaaaaaaatccatcatatttctatgaaattaatttatcttattttttaacctttttgttTATATACAATAAGTATTCCTCTTGGCAAATGACTTGTACATATTGTTTTGACATAGTTAtggaaataaatgaatatataaaatatcgaTAAggaaattagttaaaaaatgaGCCAcgtaatatatctttttaactTAATGCTTCGTTCTTTTTACCGTGGAGACAAATTTAAAACTCTGGTTTCTGTCAAACTTTATCAAATGATAATTATCTGAAAattaaaagtcttttttttgtcttttttaagaataagaaaGTTACATAATAAGACGTTAAATGCATACTCAACTAGCATTATTCAAAGTCAAATTAATCCATAAATGATGAGTAATAGATAATTAATAGCGCATAAgtattctttttctcatgataagtcaatttttttttttatcaataatgaaaaattcttcttaatttattttgtttttccacAACAAGTATAGGAGGTAGTTATGCTCAAAGAACATAATTCTctattttaaactaaaactCAAAATCTAGTTAATGCAAAACATTCTCATGGTAACGATCACTATAACTACAGTAACAACTAAAAACTCTGGCTAGTATTTAAAGGAATATTTCCCATGGGCGAATCTTATTCTAACTCAGATTAAGAAAATGTGtaaactttttgttgtttttattgaattgatatttaaaacGATTAGttaatttgagtatttttactACAACTATTTCTCTAGatgtatgatattttaatatattatgttttttttatgaaggATATATTGTTCTAAGTAATATTTGcaaaattttatcatgaatAATTTGAGTCTTTTCATCATAACTCAATTGGTTCACGAATGGATAACATGAGTAGTTATGTATATTAAGAGTTTTTAGAATTTGtcttataaaaattgtaaaatattttgttaattttttttaatatttttaggtCTAAATACGTCGAATGATGACAATTTTaattgtgtatttttatttttaagagtttATTTCTTACTATTTAATTCCTAATGCCGTTTGACTTTCTTGCATAAACATTCCAGTTTACAAAATTTCCACGCGCataaataacaacaaattaaaatatatgatagaAACATTGCAAAGATATCATCATATTGAGAAATTCTACTTTGACAACTGTCTTTGAGAAAAAACTATTTAACttgtttcaataataaaatatattatatttatatgatagaGAAATAATATTAggaaaaatgttcttttaacaactttttataacCTATACATGATAGTTTGTAAttggtctattttaaataaacaaaccaataaaacgatgacatataatttattatcaaaaaattgttaaaaaaaattattaacgttatcaaaatctataatattatatgagATTCTCAAggaattatatataaaaaagtatttaaatgaattgattatatcaTTGACagtagtataaatatacaaattgataatataatcgaaaagaattaaaaaataaacttcaataatttaatattaattattataatattaacactaataattaaagtaaataaaacgaaaataaatataaaaaaatttaattaattattacaatttaaaattaattattataattgatattatatacgtagaaattttttttttttttttttatggtcgATATGTACGAGACCTTATGGAAGAACATTACCGTGAATATCATTTTAAAGACAGATTGTTGCGTGCAAAAGAGAAAGTGTCTGTGAAAAAGATGACATTTTGACACTcttccaattaaaaaaacagCCATTTAAAAGGTAgtgtgataatatttttattttcgagCTTTCCATTCTTTTCTGGGATATTCATGTTTTCGTTGCTGGAAACAAATAAAACGTGAAAAAGACTTTCACAAAGCTTGTTCTACCAAACCACATCTTCACCATTcgatatttatgatttttttttttaaaaaatattaaaatataattcaatctcATCTTCTTGTGTCTTTCCTATTTTTCACACATTAaccatacttttatttttattataaataattaatattccaATAAAAAGTCAtggaaattttttttgttatttagttatcaaattttgatccactttttctatttatgtTCATCCCTTCCtctagtttttaatttgtttaaatataggTATTTATTACTCAACAGGGTTGAAAAATCAATAAAGAATTTCttattagttagtttgttagGATTAATTGAAGTTGACAATATTATttcctaaaagaaaaaataacatctCATTAAGCtagtaaaactaaaaatgattttacattgttatctaactttaaaaaacaatgaataaaatgataagtaaaatattttggtAAATGATGTTATGTTAGGGATTTTGCTCTGAAATGAGGATAAAACAAATTTTCCGAATATTTTGATCCCAAGGACTAACAATTCCCCAAACACGAGGTAAAGTGCTAGTAGGAATTTTGACATCACGGAAAAAGGACCAAGAAGCAATTTAGGGATTCTGACCTCAACTGCaaaaacaaattacataaaCATTATGAGTTGATCATcaataactttatatatatatatatatatatatatatatatatatatatatatatatatatatatatatNTTTTTTTTTTTGATATGTATGATTTCGACCTTGTTTGAAAAAGTCTTATTATTTCCATGACTAAGGGGTTGGGAAGTGTAATATATGATGTTAACCCTATCATGTATAAGCATTGTTTGAAGAAGTCTTATCACTCAAAAACTTAGGGTAATAAATGGTGATATGTATGATTTTGATCTCACCCTTTTATTGCTCATGACTGTGGGGTTGTGTAATAAAAGGTAGAATTTTGATTTACCaaaataattcttattatttaagATCGAGTAGGAATgatgtaaatatttaaagtaattatgGAAAATTTCGAATGTGATTTTTGATATTGTAGTAGCaataataatgcattattagATTGTCATATAAGTTAAGAATGTAAACGTGACAGAAATTTGCATGTTATAAGggatattaaatttaagaattaatgGCGGCGAGAAGACTTTCTCTGCTGGATGTGACGACAAAACATAACAGTACAGAACTCTTCTAATATAACCAATCAGAGgactattttttaaatcacaATCAGTTCACATGGCTGAATAGTATCAATTTCCCACTGCAACATGGAAAAATGTCTCTGAGAAATCCAAAtcaacaaattatattaatttaccatgtataaatgaaaacattactttacaaattagtttaataagaaaaagatatttttaaatttattttttaaaatgatatttaaaaattattttaactaaatttaatgattttatcatgtcatttattattaagtttccagtaaatatatactaaatacatgttaatgtgaaaaaaaaatattaaatatttcacatcaattaaaagtaaaactaatttataatatataagttacaAGTTAATTTAAACACATTCATTCAACTATATGTATGAACATGCTTAAAGaaagagataaagagaaaataagaaatatgagaaagaagAAACTAAGAAAATTACGAGATAGATTATTCAGGTCAGTCAAGTGTTACGAATGTATGAAACATtgtcaacattttctttgtaataTGCATGCACTTACGTTTATTTGTGTCTCTTCACGTTTAAGTCAGGAACTATACgtagaataaattttatatatatattttgtgagaaagagagaaagatcagtgataatatttattagaaaaataaaatgaataaaaataacataatataattagGTGTTTGATATTAACAAgtcatatttcattatatttaaagataatacATGTTGAGTAAGAAAAGTTTAGAATATGTAAATaagtgtaaattttatattacaaattgaTTGTGTAAAATTGAGAtaggtttaaaatttattttttaatgtttataaaaaaaagagtaatttAGATCAGAGGAAgaataaatggaaaaaaaaatataaagatgatATGTgaagagataaaattaaaatgaaaatgaaagaataataaatatatttataatagctATAAATTGATATCGTATTCGATTTATATAAGCGATTATGCATGGCACCATAGAACTTGCGgcgttttataaaaattataaacacattttcaacatttttaaaaattcaatgtaTTTGACTTTAGCTTTTGCAGATTGACGTACCTATTCTTACCATAATGTACTGTTGCTTTTAGTTTCTTTctaaccaaaataaattatctgCTAACAAACCCTATTCGTAAAAtttcaaatactcaaataatcaaacaaataacaaatttaataccCTTCTACAGTATATTTCATTTAacgttgatattttttttttttaatataagttgttatatacttttttaacatGAATATGAATGTTTTGTATGGTGTAATAACATGATTCGTTGGTAAATCAACGAcgaaaaataatgaatgaatttgttgaaaaaaaaaagtaaaatcaacGATGGAAACAAAAGTTCATTGAATCGCCATCGTCATACGACTAATTAATTGATTCATTCTATCtgcaaaattaggtttaaaaattataaaaacatgttaaaaaagtCTAAAATAGTGAagaattactattttatttatttttttaactttttaaggtcactataaaataattagtaaagtTTTAGAAATTGAAGGtctcaattataatttaaaaatatgtaatttaaaaattcgGAGACTTAAACTTTAATTGAAACTTGAAAGTGACACGAGATTTTACGATTTTCTTGGGGGCTTAATAATGATATTTGGTCAATGAAAGCACATTTGAATTGTGATATGTGTGcattataaaactttttatctCAAACGGGATCTTGCTTATTCTGTTtgtcttattatttattaatgaggCTATCTCCATCTCtttcaaacatatttattatattaaaatatttaataatattaataataataatttttttaaaagtaaatcaaAGTCTTGTTTTGAAGGAGTGTATTCAATACTTCCAAATGGAGTGCTTAAGAGTACACAATAAAAAAGCTCAATTAAAAATGTGTAAGTATATCAGATAAAAACAAAGCAAGTttccttaaatattttagttttggaaaataagtactcaagaaaaaatataaaattaaattgaatattagAGTTAACTTAGAGGGAAAACTCAATTTCTAGTAGGGGAGTcaccatttccattttctttggGCTCAAGGATATTATCAGGTCAATGAGCGTACTTTAGAACTGTAAAAGgtatgcattaaaaaaaaaaaaaatctttcacacCAGATCCGGCTTCTGGTGTTTCTGCTGTTAATCCTGGTTAACAAAATATTCATCATTCactaattttaaagtaaattaaagcATTCAAAATATCTGAATTTATTAGCcagtaaattattaatttaacgagaaagttaataaaatatatgattatataaaaataataaatattgataaatactTAAAAGCATATTAATATAGTCAGTTTGTTTCTAATCACggaacaaagaagaaaataaaagataaaaatagtaagaaaaataaattcgtaaaatgtataaaaaagaGACAGAACTTTTATTTCTGCCTAGTagaatatattatatcataaatattttattactgtttatttatataatggaTTACTTTAAAAAGACAATTGAATATTACCTTCATAAAcagtttataatattattctaatgtagtaaataataaaaataaaaatattataataataaataaaataaaatgaaataatttatattataaaaatattaacaataaaaagaaaaataaaaatatattattattttgaaatataatgttttattttaattctaaattatgttttaaaatttattttgtatcaaattatttttaaaaaatttattttatttattattttttaaatatatgcaaaataattatatgattaagATTTTGTGTAGTTCACTCTCCCATTGTCTGTATCTAAACAAATACTTACTTTTCATTTTCCCTTTTGGTTTCTAGTCCCTTCCAAGACACGGATAACTTGGGTGGAAAACTCAAATTTCATGTTATGGCTCACAAATCATGGTATTTGGTCAATGAAAGTACATTTAGACTGAGTATGGTTTGTCAAAACTTTATTTCACACAAGATCTTGTCATCGTGTACGTGTTAGAAGACTTGCCTACAAAAtttctcttataaaaataaaaacaaaatttcctCATGTCAAAAACTCTAGGCCACAAACACGTGTAAACCCAAACACGAAACCAAGTCCATCGTGACGAACCAACGCTTATTGAAGGAAATCAGCGAATGGAAAAGTCAAATCTGACATTCATCACCCAAACACCATTGGCGTCGTTTTCTTGGCACGCAACTCTATATATATCCCTCACCTTCCCTTGCAAGCGCACACATATTCACACTGCAAACTCCCTCTCgtcaacaaaacatacacacCCTTTCGAACAAGTTGCATAACTACACTGAGAAAACACCTTCGTGTGCAGCCAAAATGAGAACAATTTGCTGGGAGCCAAAAACGCAGTCGTTCACCTTTTCCCGTCACACTTCGACACCAAGTTCATCTCTATCGACAACACCTTCGACCAGCACCAAAGAAAACATGGTTTCCACCAGCATAGAGGAAGCAGAAGCTCTGATACTAAAATGGGACCCTGAAACCTCCGCCTACGGAAGAGTAACCTCTCTCTTCTACAACGACAAAGCTGAGGCCATGCATTACATCCACTGCGTTAACCAGCTTCAAAAAACTATGCACGCCTTGCTTGCACAGAACCCGTCTTCACGGAAACTCGTCCTCGCACAAAAACTTATGCAAATGGCCATGAAGAGGCTCCAGAAAGAGTTCTACCAGATATTATCCATGAGCCGGGCCCAACTCGACCCCGAATCTGTTTCCGCCAGATCCTCCACCACCTCTAGAACCTCTTTCTGTTCCGATAGCTACGACGAAGGCACGGCGGAAGACGACGTTCGTGACACAGGAGATTGTATCTCCGAAGTCGAACGCGTTTCCTCTGAAACCGTGGCGGTTCTCAAATCCATTGCCGACTGCATGGTTTCCAATGGTTACGGCAAGGAATGCGTCACAGTTTACACGACTATGAGAAAGTCGATCGTCGACGAAGGCTTGTATCGCTTAAGCGTGGAGGAATTGAGCGCTTCGAAGGTGAATAAGATGGACTGGGAAGTGCTCGAGTTGAAAATCAAGGGTTGGTTAGAGGCGGTTAAGATCGCCGTGAGGACGCTCTTCTCTGGAGAAAGGATTCTCTGCGATCAAGTCTTCGGTGCGTCACAATCCATCGCGGAGGCTTGCTTTGCCGAAATTTCGAGAAGCGGAGCCGCTCTGCTGTTCGGATTCCCCGATCTCGTTGTGAGAACGAAAAAATCCCCGCCGGAGAAGATCTTCCGAATAATTGATATGTACGCCACGATCGCTTCGCTGTGGCCGGAGATTGAATCGATATTCTCGTACGATTCAACAACCGCGTCTAAATCTCAAGCCTACGCTCTGCTTCTCCGACTCTCCGAGTCCGTACGAACGAGTTTCTCTGAAATTGAGACCACAATTCAGAAAGACTCTTCCAAAGCAATTTCAAAATTCGCCGGCGTCCATCCCCTGACTGTGCAAGTAATGAATCACTTGTCTACACTCGCTGATTACAGCAACGTGCTATCTGAAATTTTCTTCGACGTGCCGCCGCCATCGAGGTCGCCGTTACCGGAATCTTACTTGTACAGTCCCCAATCTGACAACTCCACGACAACGGCGACGAAATTCTCGGTGCAGATGGCGAGGCTGATTCTAGTCCTTCTTTGCAAGATCGACGGCAAGTCGAGGCATTGCAAGGAGGTTTCGTTATCTTACCTGTTTCTCGCGAACAATCTCCGGCACGTGGTAGCCAAGGTCCGAACCTCGAACTTGATTTACGTTGTGGGCGACGACTGGGTTTTGAATCACGAGGCAAAGGTGAAGCAGTTGATGGCAAACTACGAGAGAGTAGCATGGGGCAAAGTGATTTCGTCTTTGCCGGAAAATTCAGCGGCGGAAATGTCTCCAGCGGAAGCGAGGGTTGTGTTCGGGAATTTCAATTTAGAATTCGAGAAAGCTTACCGGAAAGAGAACGCGTTTAACATTCCGGAGCAGGAATTTCGTGAAGAGACCAAGGCGTCACTCGCAAGAAAAATAAGCCCTATTTACAGCGAGATGTATGAAACGCTCCGCAATTCAGTGGGATCGGCGAGGGAAATGAGAGAGTATGTCATATTTACCCCTGAAGATGTTGAGAACTACATGCTGAACCTTTTTTCCGCGGGAAGATCAAGCTCCACTACTGAAGAAAACAgttcattttttgtaagaaaaaaattgtgtaagaAATGCAAATGAAAAAGTGTCTCATTTTTACAATGGTGCAATGATTATATTTGGATCCTCTTATCCGATCATTGTTCACGTAATAGGGTTACAACTTACAATTACATAAGGCAGACGCTGATTTTTTccggaagaaagagagaaaggttCCAATGATGGGTATGGGAATTTCAACTTACATTATAATCACTCGAGCTTAGTTACATGAGACATTTACACTAAGTTTGTGAGTGTAATATGTGGATATTgtgaattattctttttttttttgtttaactaTATAAGTTaagtattacattttaatatatttcaaacacttATGTGCTACTAATGTTGAATTTTGATCTTCGTTATACAGCTACCGAGCATcatgtaatatataatataatataatggataaaagaatattaataacgattcatattttttaatgcaAACAAGTGTTTCATAAAGGCTTAAATCATGTAGTAATAAGATTTGTTTTACACATCTAAATGTAGATCAGCCTTAGTTTGGGATTctattaaaaagatttattaatttatatacaggttggaaaattaaattttaatataagtgT
This genomic interval from Vigna radiata var. radiata cultivar VC1973A chromosome 8, Vradiata_ver6, whole genome shotgun sequence contains the following:
- the LOC106770363 gene encoding exocyst complex component EXO70H1-like, translated to MVSTSIEEAEALILKWDPETSAYGRVTSLFYNDKAEAMHYIHCVNQLQKTMHALLAQNPSSRKLVLAQKLMQMAMKRLQKEFYQILSMSRAQLDPESVSARSSTTSRTSFCSDSYDEGTAEDDVRDTGDCISEVERVSSETVAVLKSIADCMVSNGYGKECVTVYTTMRKSIVDEGLYRLSVEELSASKVNKMDWEVLELKIKGWLEAVKIAVRTLFSGERILCDQVFGASQSIAEACFAEISRSGAALLFGFPDLVVRTKKSPPEKIFRIIDMYATIASLWPEIESIFSYDSTTASKSQAYALLLRLSESVRTSFSEIETTIQKDSSKAISKFAGVHPLTVQVMNHLSTLADYSNVLSEIFFDVPPPSRSPLPESYLYSPQSDNSTTTATKFSVQMARLILVLLCKIDGKSRHCKEVSLSYLFLANNLRHVVAKVRTSNLIYVVGDDWVLNHEAKVKQLMANYERVAWGKVISSLPENSAAEMSPAEARVVFGNFNLEFEKAYRKENAFNIPEQEFREETKASLARKISPIYSEMYETLRNSVGSAREMREYVIFTPEDVENYMLNLFSAGRSSSTTEENSSFFVRKKLCKKCK